The Epinephelus moara isolate mb unplaced genomic scaffold, YSFRI_EMoa_1.0 scaffold1143, whole genome shotgun sequence DNA segment ACAGTCTGATGTGTGTTGTGGTCTCTGCAGGTCTGCGTGCGTTCAAGCTGAAGATGAAGTGCAACTTCACCACCCTGAAGGAGCGGCAGCTGAAGGAGATCCAGGCTCCGACCACCACGGTGTACCTGCCGATCCTCTACCTGCTGGCGTTCCTGGTGGGTCTCCCTTCCAACCTGCTGGCTCTGTGGGTCCTGCTGTTCAGGACCAAACAGCTGCCATCCACTACACTGCTCATCAACCTCACCGCCGCCgactgcctgctgctgttagcGCTGCCATTCCGCATCATGTACCACTTCAGAGGAAACAACTGGGAGCTGGGTGAGCCCTTCTGCCGCATCGTCATGGCGATGTTTTACGGCAACATGTACGGGTCTGTGCTGTGTCTGGCACTGGTGGCTCTGGACCGGTACATTGCTTTGGTCCACCCGTTTGGTGCCAAGACGCTGCGCAGCCGGCGGGTATCTCTGTACATGTCGGCGGCGGTGTGGACGGTGGTGTTGGCCGCCATGCTGCCATTGCTGGTGTCGCAGCAGACCTACATGCTGGATGAGCTGCAGATCACCACCTGCCATGATGCACTGCCGGAGGAGGACCAGGAGAGCTACTTCCTGCCGTATTTCGCCACCTTGTTTACCGTCTGCTTCCTGCTGCCCTTCCTGGTCGTACTGTTCTGCCACTGCGCCGTACTACGCACTCTGCTGGCTGAGGGGAAGCGCTACGGTCACGCCATCCGGGTGACggtgctggtgctgctggtgtTCATCGTATGTCTGCTGCCCAGtaacatcctcctcctcctcacctacATTGACAGCTCGCTGGAGGGAGACGGTGAGGACATGTATGTCCCCTACATGGTTAGCTTAGCAGTCAGCACCTTCAACAGCTGCATTGACCCCTTCATCTTCTACTTCGTGTCGGTGGAGTTCAGGGAGAAGGCCAGGAAGGTGCTGTGTTGCTGCGGCAACTCCGAGGATAAACGGTCTTCTCTGGGGAACAACGTGTCGTACTCTTCGTCATCAGGacggaggtcaaaggtcacagagtCAACTCGGTGTGACTCATCTGAGACGGTGTGAGGAGGCGTCGCTGTGTCAGAACCACGTTTACCTGATGGTCACATGACtgctgacatcatcacagctgatTTTTAATGCGTTGGACTGCTCCTTTAAACTGTTGATATGAAGGCTGAATTGATCCCTGATGACTTGATTGATTGTAGATTTACAAACTACCTGAtttagtttatttacacattaataaagtaatatttaaaatacactGCTCGACTGTTGTGTAAATACACAGAATCAAAGATTAAAGACAGTTTTGTAAATTCACAGAGAAAATAAACGTGTTTAATAAAACgttcacagacagactgagaaaGTCTTTTCTGTCTATATCTGAGTCCTAAGACCTCCTTTATATCAGAACAAATCAACTCTGACTTTATTATATTAAGATTTCAGGTTTCTGGcagcacagtggtacagtggttagcactgtcgcctcacagtgagagggttcccggttcgatcccaggtgCAGGAGCCCtactgtgcggagtttgcatgttctccccgtgtcagtgtgggtttcagacatgcaggttaattggtgactctaaattgtccgtaggtgtgaatgtgagtgtgaatggttgtctgtctcacccagtgtcagctggaataggctccagccccccgcaaccctcaagaggttaagcggttagaaaatagatggatggatattaAGATTTGTGTTTTGGAATAATAAACATTAATGGAAACATCTCAGGCCGAAGTCCACAAGTATGTGTTTGTAATTTCAGCAGTCGAGCACGTTATGACGTGTGAGCGTGATGTCATCAGGAAAATCAAATCCAACACTTTAatttactgaatatttttacaaacccataataaaataaaataaaataaaaaataagatttggatgacaagaagacaaaatgaaccAGTGGttcacaaacatacaaacaaacattagCGACCAGTGTTAGCATCAGGTGTGAAGCTAAGACTGTTCACATCACAATACTTTACTTTATAACACAACTACAGTTTTTCATGACAGTTATTACCGTCAGACTTATTGGAAAGTTATTGAGTCaacctgttgtttttatttggcttcttataatacaaaaacaaagcaggtTAGCTTCTGTTAGCATTAGCGTTATTTTCTCACTTGGCACTTTATAACTGTAACTGCCACCTAAGAACACTGTCGGCTCATTAACAATTAATGAGCTGAACAATAAATCACAGTTTATCACCAACAAAAAGTCAgatgagacaaaataaaataaaacattagcaTGGAGCTAACGGTGGTATCAGACTGAACGATGACACTAATTCTCTCTGGGCGAGACGTGAACATGATTATCTGAGGCTTTATAACCAAACCCTGAATCTTATTAACAATAAAATGTTGTTCTATGTTTATTTGTTCATCATgtgataaaaacagattttatatTTCAAAGAGACTGAAGACTTGAACAGCTGCAGTTAGCCGTATAACTATGTCAGTTAGCAGTGTAACTATGTCAATTAGCAGTGTAACTATGTCAATTAGCAGTGTAACTATGTCAGTTAGCAGTGTAACTATGTCAATTAGTAACTATGTCAATTAGCAGTGTAACTATGTCAGTTAGCAGTGTAACTATGTCAATTAGCTGTGTAACTATGTCAGTTAGCAGTGTAACTATGTCAGTTAGCTGTGTAATTGTGTCAGTAGTGTCACTACGTCAATAAGAAAAGTTACAACACTTAGCAGAGTAACTACGTACGTTAGCAGTCTAACTGTGTCAGTAGTGAAACTTCTGCAATATGCAAAGTGTAATTACAACACTTAGCAGTGTACCTATGTCCGTTAGTGTTCTAACTACATAAGTTAGCAGTGTAACTGTCAGTTAGCAGTGTAACCACGTCAGTTAGCAGTGTAACTGTCATTTAGCATTGTAACTACGTCAGTTAGCAGTGTAACTGTCAGTTAGCATTGTAACTATGTCAGTTAGCAGTGTAACCACGTCAGTAGCATTGTAACTATGTCAGTTAGCAGTGTAACCACGTCAGTTAGTATTGTAACTACGTCAGTTAGCATTGTAACCACGTCAGTTAGCATTGTAACCACGTCAGTTAGCAGTGTAACTGTCAGTTAGCATTGTAACTACGGCAGTTAGCAGTGTAGCTATGTCAGTCAGCAGTGAATCTGGGTCAGTTTTTGTGTGGGTTTACAGTAGTAGTGCTGATCTATATGGGCGGAAGCGCTTGTAGttcattcatgttttgtgttAGCTAACAACTATCCATGAGCTAAACTGTTAACTTTACAATCAGACTTGtgttcagctgcagcagcagtttcAGGTAGCTAACGTAGAAGCAGCTGTGTGTCGACTGATTgtcaacaaaataaatctgtgaGTGAGATCAGAGTTCCTCGTCATCCTCGCTGACCATGGTGTCGAGCTCTTTGTCTTTACGTTCGGCGCTCTCCGTGACGAACTCcttctgctgctcctccagctCTCGCAGCTCCGCCTGCAGGCGCTCCAGGTGAAGCGCTCGCCGGTTCCTCAGCAGGCGGCCGGGGAACGGGTTCATGTCGTTGAAGGCGACGCTGATCAGCTTCCTGCAGGAgccaacaacagcaacattagccGGTTCATCCACAACAGTACAAAGGCAGGAAATACCTGCAGTTTGGTTCTGTAGAGTTTCTGAGGTTCAGTCCAGATCACAGCGAAGAAACACGTTTCCTAACATAACAACTTCGACTCTTTATACTAAAAAGAGCACCATGTAATATCAGATGTTCTGTCTGACCAACAATCAAAATATATTCAGTCTGATATCCAACAAGAAGCAAAGCAGCAAACAATCACAACTAGAACCATCAAATGTTCAACATGCTCGCTTAAAAAATGATTATACTGACTGCCTGAGCAAACTATTGCAGcaggtatacacacacacacacacacacacacacagtgtttgtaCGTGACGCTCGCAGACGTCAGTCAGTCTGTGGTTCAAAATGTTTAGTTTCCTTCAAGTCGACAGAATTCAGACTAAAGACAGTTGATTTCTGAGCGTGTTGTTAATGACATTATTCTCCCTCAGTTCTCACTGGATCACTGTGATCCTGaagaaaactcaaaaacaaactcaaaaacaattCTCAGTGGAGTCCTGCAGCGTTGTGTCTGAGTTCCAACAGGTGGCAGCATTACAGCTGTGATAAACAGAAAGATCTCAACATGAAACATGGTATGAAAACATTGATGTCTGAGGTCAGGTCGGACCAGGTGAGTCTTTACCTGCCGTCAGAGATGGTCTTGGTGAAGAAACGCAGGTACTGGTACATCTCCACGCTGTCGTGGATCTTCAGGATGTCGTCCTCTTTGTATTTAAATAGAGCCAGAGCGTACCTGAAAATCACCTGCAACACAAACCACTCAGGTGAGCTCTCAGAAAgtcaatattaaataaaaattattacttatacttttatttcttgttttaacacacagactgtgtttgtggtttaaaaaatatttaaatgttatgaCTTTACTCTGGTTTATTTCTTGTTTACAGACaattaagtttgtttttacCGCTCAGTGTGACACAAAGATTATTTTATAAagttatactgtatatgaagTGGTtgaaattagctccacctcaaAGAACTTTAACCTGTGATACTATAAATACTTTCGGATGACGAGTCTTCTATTGAATAAACTTTATAACTTTCCAAAACTGTAgtcaacagaaaacagaaatcatAAAGTACAACAAGGACATAAGGAAGTAAAATCAAAAAGTATATAAAACTACTGgagtaaaaatgtattttataaaaGGCACAATCtatattttcaattttaatGACATAGTTTTATAATGTTTAAGACCTGACACATGACAAAACTAAACAATAAATCATTATAGATCCAGAGCAAGACTTATCAAATTGTTCCCACATGTTAAATTTTTCCTTCAAGTCACTTCCTGGAAGAAGAAACAGTAACATGATAATTGAATAACAACTCTGTTAATGAAAGGGGCTGCGTCAAGTGTGTGGACACTATATTAGTACAAAatggacacattcacacaaagtggggacacattcacacaaagtGGGGACACTGACGCAAAGTGGGGAC contains these protein-coding regions:
- the si:ch211-132p1.2 gene encoding proteinase-activated receptor 4, which produces MCVVVSAGLRAFKLKMKCNFTTLKERQLKEIQAPTTTVYLPILYLLAFLVGLPSNLLALWVLLFRTKQLPSTTLLINLTAADCLLLLALPFRIMYHFRGNNWELGEPFCRIVMAMFYGNMYGSVLCLALVALDRYIALVHPFGAKTLRSRRVSLYMSAAVWTVVLAAMLPLLVSQQTYMLDELQITTCHDALPEEDQESYFLPYFATLFTVCFLLPFLVVLFCHCAVLRTLLAEGKRYGHAIRVTVLVLLVFIVCLLPSNILLLLTYIDSSLEGDGEDMYVPYMVSLAVSTFNSCIDPFIFYFVSVEFREKARKVLCCCGNSEDKRSSLGNNVSYSSSSGRRSKVTESTRCDSSETV